Genomic segment of Thermogemmatispora onikobensis:
TGCACGTCTGCGCTGGGTGGACGAGTATGATCTGACGCCCGATGGGCGCCGCGCTGCCTTTGTGATACGTGAGTCGCTGCCTGGAAAGGCCCGCCCGCAACGACACCTCTGGCTGCAGGAGACCAGCGGCGATGGCGAGCCGTACCCGCTCTCCGCTGGACTGGATACGAGCGAGCAGTATTCTCCGCGCTGGTCACCTGACGGGCGCCTGCTGGCCTTTTTGGCGAAGGAGAAGGAGGAGAGAAGCGGCGATAGAGAGCGGTTGGCGCTCTTCGTGCTGGCGGCTGAGAGGGGGACGGCCCGCCGCCTCTGTACGCTGCCAGGCGGCCTGAGCGACCTCGCCTGGTCGCCGGATGGCTCGCGCCTGGCCTTTCTCGGCTATGAACGGCCCGAGCCGGAGGGTGATCCGCGCGTCTTTGGCCGCGAGGCCGAGCGCTGCCAGCGGTTGTGGACCGTCTACCTCGATGAGGGTCTGCCGCGCCCGGTGACCCCCGATGGGCTGGCGATCTGGGAATACTGCTGGTCGCCGGATGGCCGCCGCTTCGCCGTCTATTTCTCTGATGGCCCGGAATTGACTACCTGGTACCGCGGCCAGATCGGCGTCGTCGAGGCCGGGGGCGGCACTGTGCGTCAACTGACCTCCCTGGAGCATCAGGCCAGCGGCCTGGCCTGGTCGCCAGATGGCAGACGCCTCGCCTTCGTCTCGGGCGAGTGGAGCGATGTGATCCGCGGGGCTGGCGATCTCTATGTGGTGTCCTTGGAGGGCGGTCCAGCTCGCAATCTGACCCCCGATGCCGACATCAGCCTGGCCTGGTGTCGCTGGTTCCCCGACGGGCGGCACCTGCTCTATACGGCCTGGAGCGGACTGCACCAGCAGATCGGCATTCTGGATGAGGCCAGCGGCAAACGTCAGGTGCTGGAAGCCGGGGTAGTGCTGCGCGACGGCTGGCCTTCACTCGCGACAACACCAGACCTGCGCCGCTTCCTGACAACGCGCAGCTCGCCTGAACAGCCGCCTGACCTCTACCATGTCGAACTGCTCGACCTGGCGCCGGAGGACCAGCCAGGCCAGGAGACAGAGAGACGCCTGACCTGGCGCCGTCTGACGCGCCTGAATCCGCTGGCCGAAGAGACCTGGTGGCTGCCGCAGAGCCAGCCGTTGAGCTACCGCAGCGTTGATGAGTGGGAGATTGAGGCTCTCTTTACGCCGCCCCTGGTGCGTCGCGGCCAGGGAGCGCCGCCGCTGGTGGTTTGGGTGCATGGCGGCCCATCAGGGGCCTTTCTGGCAGGCTTTGAGAGCGGCTGGAGCCTGCTGCTGGCCTCCGCCGGCTATGCCGTGCTGCGCCCCAACGTGCGCGGCAGCCTGGGCCGAGGCCGAGCCTTCGCCGAGGCCGTGGTCGGCGATATGGGGGGCAAGGATCTGCAAGATGTGCTGCGGGGCATCGATCTCCTGGTGGAGCGCGGGCTGGTCGACGGCCAGCGCCTGGCGATTGTCGGCTGGAGCTACGGCGGCTTCATGGCGGCCTGGGCCGTGACGCAGACCCAGCGCTTCCGGGCGGCGGTCATGGGGGCCGGCATCTGCGACTGGCATGGCTTCCATGCCCAGACCAACATTCCCGATTTCGATGTGCGCTTCCTGCTGGCCGATCCCCTGACCCAGCCAGAGGTCTACCGCGCCCGCTCGCCCCTGACCTACGCGGCCCAGGTCACAACGCCGACGCTGATCCTGCACGGGGCCGAGGATGACTGCGTGCCTGTCAGCCAGGCCCACGCCTTCTATCGGGCCTTGCGTGAGCGCGACGTGCCTGCCGAGCTGGTGATCTATCCGCGCGAAGGGCATGGCCTGCGCGAGTTACCTCATCTGCGCGATCGTGAGGAGCGTCTTCTGCACTGGCTCGATCGCTACCTCTGGTAGGTGAGGCTCTGGGAAGCTCGGGAGAGAGAGCCATCGATGGACCGGTGGGGGTCTCTCTCCTGAGTGAGGTGCCTGATGGGCTGCCTGCTGCCGCTGGTGCCTGACCCTCAACTGCTTTCCCACTCGCTCGCCTGAAAGTACCACTTCCTGTACACTTGCCCGCTTCCTTTCTGGAGAGTATGCTACACTGTTCCCTGTCAATCAGCAAAGCAGGCAAGTGCGAAAGGATCAACGTACGCGCCAGAGAAAGGAGCGGAGCGAGCGCTATGAGCTTGAGACTGAGTCGTCATGGTCGCGCGAGCTTCATTCTGGCCCTCTCTCTCCTGGCTTTCTGTGTGGCCTGTGGGAATGCCAGCGGGTCGGGCGGGCAGTCACAGGGGACGGCGCCGCAGACCCGAACGATGAGCGACGCCGTGGGCAGTCTAGAGCAGCATCCCCGGCCCACCAGCATTGTGATCCCCAGTCAGCGTAGCACGCCGACGCCAACGCCAAAACCGACCTCTACGTCGTCGAGCGTCAGCAATGCCTCCCATGTTTGTGGGGCAACTGCTCCCGCCACGAGCGGTGCGGCTCCCGCCGCTGGCTCTATCGCCTCTACCGGTAAGGGCAGCGCTCCTTATGGTCAGCCGCCAGCCCTCACTTCCGAGGAGATCATGCTGACCCAGAAGCTCTTTCAGCAGATCAATCAGGATCGCGCCGCCTGCGGCCTGCCGCCATTTGTCTGGAATATGACGCTCTCGGGCGGGGCGCGCCTGCATAGCTGGAATATGTATCACTGCGGTTTCAGTCATACCTGTCCCGATGGGCTGCCGCAGTGCACGCGCATCGCTAACGAGGGCTTCACCTTCAGCGACTGTGGTGAGAATATCGGTCTGGCCGGCCCCTATCCGACGCCCTCGGGCGGGGCCTATAACATTCAGGCCAGCATGGCCAATGAGCCGGCCACGGGCTGGCACCATATCCATCTCTTCAGTACGACCCTACACCAGATTGGGATCGGCGTCTATGTGGCCCCCAATGGCTGGATCTGGTTCACCGAGGATATGATCAGCTAGCCAGGGTCCGGGAGTGAGACGGGCGCTATCCGGCCTCTGGCTTTCCTCCCTCTTGCCTGGCCTGCTTTTTTGCAGGCGCTCGACCGTCCTCTCTCTTCCTCTCCCTTCTTTGCTTCGCCCGGCCTGGCTGTCTCTCTCCCTGCCGCTGCACTGGCGGCGGGCGGGAAACCGGACCTGCTACGTCGCGGGCGCCCCGCTTGTTGTGAGGGAGCATATACTAAAAAGGAAACTCTGGGAGTCATGTGGTGTAAGCGGGAGGGAAGGTAGCATGACAGCCGAGGGAGACATACGGGCGCTGGCCTGGCGACTGGCTCGGCGAGCGCGTGAGCTGGTCGATTGCCAGGCGGCTGGCCTGCTGCTTGGGTGCCCCGATGAGACGGTCCGTCATCCCCTGCTTGATCTCTTTGTTCCTGACGCCGCCAGCTATGTCGGCTGCTCTGGCGGCGGCCTGGATGAGGAGAGGCTACGCGCCTTGCTGCAGTATGAGCAGGTGCGGGCTTTGCTGGACATTGCCGCTCAGAGCGGGCGCGTGCACTGTTGCGAGGCTGATCCCGTCCTGCGCTGTGCTACTGCCATTGGCAGTCTGGCGGTGGCTCCTCTGGAGCGCCCGGCGGGCGTTCTGGGGTCGGTGCTCCTCTTCGATGAACGGCGCACCGCTTTCGCTGCCGGCGAGTGTCGACTGCTGGCGGCTGTGCTCTCCCGGCTGGCGCGCGAGCTGGAGCAGCAGCTCCGCCTGCTTTCACAGGTCGCCCGTGCGCCTGCTCGGGATCAGCGCCAGGGGCCACCACAGAGGCTGATGCTGGTGCCTGGAGGGGACGGCGCCGCCGCCGGCGTTGGCGACCACCACGCGCTGTGCTGGCCGTCGGAGCTGGATCAGTTGAAGTATGAGTTTATCTCGATGGTCAGCCATGAGCTGCGGACCCCACTGACGGCGATCAAGGGCTATGCCAGCCTGCTGCAGGCGTACGGCCTCTCCCCCTCTGGCCAGGGGCAGGGACGCAAGGGCAGCGACGGGCTGACGGAGGAACTCCAGCGCCATTATCTCGATGTGATCATGGAGCAGGTCAATCATCTGGAGGCTCTGGCCGGCGATCTGCTCGATGTCTCGCGTATTCATGCCAATCACCTCGACCTGCGCTCGACTTCCCTGGATATCGCCGCGCTCTGCCGCCGCGCCGTGGAGCTGATTCGCCAGCGCGTCGAACGCGAGACCCCTGGCAAGTATCTGTTTCGCTGCCGCTTCATGGAGCCGCTTCCTCCGGTCTGGGCCGACGCCGACCGCGTGCAGCAGGTGCTGACCAATCTGCTGGAAAATGCAGTGAAATACTCACCCGCCGGCGGGCTGATCACCATCGAGGCCGGCCTCTCCCGAGAGGGACGGCAGGCCGGAGGTGGGTTGATGCAGGTCAGCGTCTGTGATCAGGGGATTGGCATCTCGCCTGAGCAGCAGTCGCGCCTCTTCCGGCCTTTTAGCCGCCTGGAGCAGGAGAGCAGTGAGTGTGTGCCAGGGGTGGGTCTGGGACTCTATATTACACGCCGCCTGGTTGAGGCGATGGGTGGGCGCATTGAGTTGCGCAGCCGCGCCGGTGAGGGGACGCGCGTGACCTTTACGCTGCCGCTGGCGACGGCTGTGCCGGAGGCGACGGCTGGCCGTGCGCGCTAGCTCGTCTGGCCGTCTGCCGAGGACGCCGCGCAACCGTTGCGCCCGGTGAGGCTGGCAACGGCCCGGCCCCTACTTGCGAAATATAGTCCAGTTTGCTATAGTGTGGCTGGAATGATAGTGAGACTCAACAAGGTAGGGACGAGGCCATGCATATCAGCCTGCTAGAAGATGACTCCGCTATTCAGGAGATGTTACAGCTCGTCCTGCAGGACGAGGGCTACAGTGTCACGATCTACCCTACTGCTGAGGAATGCCTGAATGCGCTCAAGGGTGCCACGCAGGATCAGGCCCCCTCGCCCGATCTCCTGATCGTTGATTGGCTCTTGCCAGGGCTGGTCTCCGGGATTGAGGTGATCCAACAGGTCCGTCGTCTCCCACAGTATCGCTCGCTCCCCATTATTTTGACGACCGCGGCTACGCTGACCGAGCCGGAAGATGCGGAGTTGCAGGGGTTGCAGGTGACGCTTTTGGAGAAGCCGTTTGCTATCGATGATATGGTCAGGCTGGTCCGCGATCTGACGCAGCGCCATAGTCCTTCGGAACGCTAACGCTCCCGCTCCCGTGAGAGGCAGCGCGCGGCGCGCTGGTCTCTTGCCTGGCTCGGCTTGTCTGGCTCGCGGGTGTGGTCTGTGGTGGCTCTCTTCTCTCGCTGATCGATCTCGGGCCAGACTGGCCCAGGCCGAAGGTCTTCAGGCGGCAGGCTGCAGGGTGTTGCTGGCCTCTTCCTGGCCCCGCTCTGTCCGTTTGTCCGGCTGTCTGGCTGGCCAGGGCGGTCTGGTTTGCTGGGCTCTCCGCTGCGCGGTTGGCTGATACGCTCTGGCTAACCTTAAAGAAAGCTGAAACTTTTTGGTAGAGGCGTATTGTTGACTTGTTCTTCTCCCCATGAGCCTGTTATCCTAACAGTAGGGAATGCACCCCGACTGCTGCAAGGCAGGAAGCAAACAAGACAGCCGCAGCGGGTTCGCTGTGGTCTGCGTTTGCGTCACTCAACAGCGACGTTTCACTCGTTTGAAACGCGGAAGACGAAGAAGAAGAAGGAGAGCACAGCATGCAAAATCAGAAAGGTCGTGGTCGTGGTTTCGCATCCATGAGCCCGGAGAAGAAGCGAGAGATTGCCAGCAAGGGCGGTAAGGCGGCCCACGCTCTGGGTACGGCCCACAAGTGGACCAGCGAGGAGGCCCAGGCTGCTGGTCGCAAGGGTGGCTCGATCAGCCGGCGGCGCCCGAAGAATGCCCAGACTCAGGCTCAAGCCTAGCCTGGACTCAGGCGTTGCTGGGGATGATACGGCCTCGTGCGCCGCACTGCTGGGCGCCGCACGGGGCTAGCTGCGATCTTACTTCAGACTGTTCCGCGTCCGTTGGACGCTGGTTGTTTCCTTTCCCTTCTTTTCCAGACTGGTAACGCTACAGAGGCTGGCCGTTCTTCGACGGGCAGCCTTTTTTTTGGGGGCCTGCCAGGGGGCTAGGCTGGCTGTGCTTGGGAAGCCGGGCGCGGCTCCGGACGGGCTGGGACTGGCCGGGAGTACTTTTTTGAGGGTGCGCTGTCTGCTGCCTGGGAGGGGCTGGTATAATCTCCTCTGTACGCCGGAGCAGAGGCGACGAGCAACAACTGTCGAAAAGGAGGCTCCCTATTTCGCAGAGAGCACCACGCCTGGTTGATCCGACAACGGGTATCGCGGTGAGCGAGGCGCCCGGGGCGGGCGAGAGCGCTCAGTGGGAGGTCGAAGAGGAGGAGGCGGCGGCGGGCGCTGGCTGGTCGCTGCTGGGGCTGCGCTTGCCCTTCAGTCTGGCGCGCCTGCGCCCGGGCCGCGGCTTGACCCTGCGCCGCTTCTCGGTAGTGGAGGCGGCCCTCTTGTTGATGCTGGGTATTCTGGCTTCGAAGGGCCTGGGGGTGCTGCGCCAGGCGCTCTTTAATGCCCTGTTCGGGACGGGACCGGAGGCCAATGCCTACTATGCGGCTTACCGCTTGCCTGATACGCTCTTCAATCTGGTGGCTGGGGGAGCGCTGACGCAGGCTTTTATTCCGGTCTTTGTGGCCTACCAGCGCCGCGGCGATCAGCGCGAGGCCTGGTATCTGGCCAGCCTGGTCTTCAATGTGCTGCTGGTGGCGCTGACGCTCCTGCTGCTACTGGGGTGCTGGCTGGCGCCGGCCTTTGTGGTCCATATTTTGGTGCCGGGCTATCCGCCGGCGGTCCAGGAGCTGACGATCCGCCTGACGCGCATTATGTTGATTCAGCCGCTGTTGTTGGGCCTGGGGACGATCGTGACGGCGATTTTGAGTAGTCGTGAGCAGTTTTTGCTGCCGGCGCTGGCAACGGCGATCTATAATGTGGGCTTGATTGCGGGCTTGCTGGTGGCGCTGGTGGTGCCAGGGGTGGGGATTTATGGGCCGACGCTGGGGGTCTTGCTGGCGGCGGCGCTGCAGATTGTGGTCCAGCTTCCGGCTCTCTGGCAGCAGGGGGTACGCTATGTCTTCGCCTGGAATCTGCGCTATCCGGGCCTGCGCGAGGTGATGGCGCTCTTTATTCCGAGTATGCTGGCGGTGGCGGTGGCGTATGTGAGTTCGATTCTGGAGACGACGGTGACGTCGTTTCTGCCGGATCTGGCCAGCCTGGCGGCGCTGCATAATGCTTATATGTTGTTTTATTTGCCGGTGTCATTGATCGCGCAGGCGATCGGTCAGGCGGCGCTGCCGCGCATGGCGCGTCTGGAATTGGAGGGCCGCTATGGGCGCTTGCGCCGCTTGTTCGGGCAGGTGATTGGGTCGTCGCTGGTGCTGAGTGTCTTGTCGGCGCTGGCTTTGGGCGGGCTGGGGCTGTTTGTGATCGATCTGTTGTTTCGCCACGGGGCCTTTGATGATCATTCGGCCTGGTTGACGAATCTGGCTCTGTTCGGCTATGTGGTGGGGTTGCCAGGGGTGTGCGTCGGTGACGTGGTGGCGCGCAGTTTTTATGCCCTGAAGGATGCGCGTACTCCTTTGTTGACGAATGTCTTTGCGCTGCTGACGCGGGTGGCGCTGATGGTGGGGCTGTTCGTCTGGCTGTCGGGCGAGCAGCAGATTCTGGCGGTGTCGCTGAGTTTGTCCGGCTCGGCTTCGGCGGAGGCCCTGCTGTTGTGTCTGGTGCTGTGGTGGCGCCTGCGCCAGCGTGAGCAGCGCGGGCAGGCCCAGGAGCCGGCCCGCTGAGGCTGGTTTGGCCGCTGCACTGGGGCCGCGACGCCTGGTGGAAGGGGGTCAGGATGGCTGTGGGTGGTGACCAGGCGTCGGCTCTTTTGTTTTTGGCTGTGGCTGCTGCGCCGCGGCGGTTTGCTCCTCGGTTCTGGTTTCCTCTGGGCCTGGCTCTCTGACTGGCAAGACGCTGGACCTGGTGGCTGCTCCTGTCTTGCTCCTGCCAGTCAGCTTGTCTCTTTGTCTGGCTGGCTGGCTGTTCTCCTCGGTTGCGGTCACCCGCGCGTCGCGCTCTTCGTCGCCGGCTCCACGGGCTGTCTGGCGCAGGGGCCTGGTTTGGTCGGCGCGGGTCGCCTGCGGACTGGTCTGGGCTGTGGGCCGGTAGGTGGGGTGTGAGGTGGGAAAGTGGGATGGGGTCGCCAGATCCCCCGCGTGATGGCCTCTGTGAGGGCCGCTTTCGAAACTCTCCACGGGCCGCTCAGAAATACGGTGGATTCTGACCGTATTTTGACGAATCTGTACATGTAATGCTTGTAGAATATGCCTATGTTTATTCGTGCTTTCTCGAAACTCGCCCCTTGCGCGTTGCAAAAAACGAGTTTCGAGAAAGGTCGTAATCCGATAGATTTTTGGGCAGGGGGGCAGGGGAAAACGAGGCTCTCAGCGCCAAAAAATGGGGCCTCGATCGTTATAGTCTATGAAAGATGTATCCCGGGTCCGTTTCCGTTGGGCGCGGTTGCAGAGGGGACGATCCGCACGAGGATACTGAAAGTGGAAGATCAGTTTGGTTCTGATGGAAACGTTGTAGGGTTGCAGAGGGGACGATCCGCACGAGGATACTGAAAGTCATGCAAGATGGCGCTTGATGTGCGATATTTGTCAGTTGCAGAGGGGACGATCCGCACGAGGATACTGAAAGGCTCCGCTGGCACACGTGCCATGATGACCATGCCGCGTTGCAGAGGGGACGATCCGCACGAGGATACTGAAAGTCCTGGCCAATCTGCACTTTTGCCACCACTTTGCCGCGTTGCAGAGGGGACGATCCGCACGAGGATACTGAAAGCTCCCCGCAAGTTGCGCCGCTTGCATGTTCTGCAAGGTTGCAGAGGGGACGATCCGCACGAGGATACTGAAAGGTGCCGGCGAGGCCGAAAGCCGACAGGGGCGCGGGAGTTGCAGAGGGGACGATCCGCACGAGGATACTGAAAGGGTCAGATCTTCCTCATGCAGCCGCTGCTGCACGACAAGTTGCAGAGGGGACGATCCGCACGAGGATACTGAAAGCCTCTGCCGGTGCCGGTGCCGGTGCCGGTGCCGGCGCGTTGCAGAGGGGACGATCCGCACGAGGATACTGAAAGGCTCCCCGCAAGTTGCGCCGCTTGCATGTTCTGCAAGTTGCAGAGGGGACGATCCGCACGAGGATACTGAAAGGGCGAGAAAACGGAGCCGCTGTTGCAGCAAGATACGTTGCAGAGGGGACGATCCGCACGAGGATACTGAAAGGTCAATTCTGGGTTCTCTTTGGATATAATACCAATGTTGCAGAGGGGACGATCCGCACGAGGATACTGAAAGTTTCGATCTTCGTGTGTGGAGTTGTTTGAGGTGACGTGAGTTGCAGAGGGGACGATCCGCACGAGGATACTGAAAGCTTTGAGCCGCATAACTACCGGAAATACTACTTGTTGAGTTGCAGAGGGGACGATCCGCACGAGGATACTGAAAGCGTTGAAGAAATCGGCAGCCGCGTTGTCTCTTCATAGTTGCAGAGGGGACGATCCGCACGAGGATACTGAAAGTGGGGCAGGGCGAAGGACACGCCCCAGCTGCTGGAGTTGCAGAGGGGACGATCCGCACGAGGATACTGAAAGCCTGGCTCTTGGACAGGAGAAGGAGGAACAGATCGCGTTGCAGAGGGGACGATCCGCACGAGGATACTGAAAGTTCTTTATCTTGCCTCTCTTAGCGTCTTCTTCCAAAGTTGCAGAGGGGACGATCCGCACGAGGATACTGAAAGAATTCACTGCAGCGGGCCATCAGCAATGATCAGCCAGTTGCAGAGGGGACGATCCGCACGAGGATACTGAAAGGAGGAAGATGAGTTTCTCGACGGGGACTGGCTCACAAGTTGCAGAGGGGACGATCCGCACGAGGATACTGAAAGGAGGAAGATGAGTTTCTCGACGGGGACTGGCTCACAAGTTGCAGAGGGGACGATCCGCACGAGGATACTGAAAGGTTGTTGTTCCATCCAGGCTGATGCCTCCTTTCTTGGTTGCAGGGGGAACGATCCGCACGAGGATACTGGAAGAAAGAAAAGGAGGATACTGAAAAGAGATAAAGAAAGTAAAAAAAAGAGGCACAATATATAAAAAGAATAGCGTATTGCCCCGGGCATCGCCCCCCGACTAGCCCGGCGACAATACACTACATTCCTACAAAACGGCCCTTTCCTCCACTTTGGCGGATACCCACCCACCTCACTCCTTCACTCGCACCATCATCCCCCAAAAAAGAGAGCCGGAGCCGCGCCCCAGCTCGTCACCTGGCACGCGCTCCGACTCCCCAACGGACCAAGTACAGAGCGAAACTCGGATAGAGAGAGCTCGGGTACGTTAGGGAAATGGTATCTTGCTCAAACGCTGACTCCTGACCCAACGCCCTAAGCGCGCCGCTCCCGCTGAGACTGAGGCTGATGAGGCCACCGCTCCCACGCTCAGAGGCCGCGTCTGCACCTGCTCCACCTGCTCCGCTCCTCGCTCGCCTTCCTCGCCTGCAGCGTCAGCCCCCAGTGCGCTCCCTCCTCTGATCATACCCTCCGCCTCCGCTTCCGCAATGCCTCTCCTCATGTCTCGACCAGTGTCAGGACCAGCCTGCCCCAGCACGGGACCCACCTCTGCCTCGCCTCTACCAGTGCCTGTACTGGCGCCTGTACCAGCACCTCTACCGGCATCTGTAGCAGCATCGTGACCGGCATCCGACCCGGCGCCTGTACCAGCACCTCTACCAGTGCCTGTACCTGTGCCTGTACCGGCGCCCGCCTCCGCCAGAGGAGGCAGCGGCACCTGACTCCCATACACAAAGAGCCGAAAGTCGCTCTCGGTGAGCACCCGCCAGGCTTGCCGCTGCAACTCCTCACTGACGATAAATCCCCCGACGACCTCGATCTCCCCCAGACCACAACACGCGAGCCGCTCGCGCAAGACAGACAAGACCCGTCGCGCCTCCTCCCAACTGACCGCTCCCCCGATCTCCATCAAATAGACCGTCCGCAACGGTACACCCGCCCGCCGCGCCAGCTCAGGCGCCGTCAACCCACCACAGCGCCGCCGCAACTGGGCCACCGTCCACAACGGTCCCCGCTGCGGCTCAGGCGCCCCCTTCTGCCGCGCCTGACCCTGGCTCGACCCTGCTGCCGCTGCTGCCACCACTCTCATGACGTAAGTACCTCCTCACACAGCGATCGTGAATCTCCAATACCGCCGTCAGCGCTCGCTCTGATCCCACGTAGAGGCTCAGCTCGTGCCCCAGCTCGCCAATGCGCTGCATACGCGCGTTGATGAAGTCGTGCCGCGCGTAACAGGCCAGGCCCGCCAGACCACGTAAGGCCGCCTCATAAGCACCCTCGATCTCATCAAGCAGACGCGCTACTTCGCTCTCGGCCATCATCCTCGGTCCTTTCTTGCTCAATCACGACAGCCCGCCGCTGTCGCTCGTAGGCCGCCGCTATTTCCTCTTGCGCTCGCTCCAGTCCTAGATGCTCACTCAGGGCCTCCTCTAGCTCGGCCAGACGCCCCATGCGCGCGTTGATGAAGTCGTGCCGCGCC
This window contains:
- a CDS encoding S9 family peptidase; translation: MSTEASLSASSVRAADGVPRTRRLVGPGEAARLRWVDEYDLTPDGRRAAFVIRESLPGKARPQRHLWLQETSGDGEPYPLSAGLDTSEQYSPRWSPDGRLLAFLAKEKEERSGDRERLALFVLAAERGTARRLCTLPGGLSDLAWSPDGSRLAFLGYERPEPEGDPRVFGREAERCQRLWTVYLDEGLPRPVTPDGLAIWEYCWSPDGRRFAVYFSDGPELTTWYRGQIGVVEAGGGTVRQLTSLEHQASGLAWSPDGRRLAFVSGEWSDVIRGAGDLYVVSLEGGPARNLTPDADISLAWCRWFPDGRHLLYTAWSGLHQQIGILDEASGKRQVLEAGVVLRDGWPSLATTPDLRRFLTTRSSPEQPPDLYHVELLDLAPEDQPGQETERRLTWRRLTRLNPLAEETWWLPQSQPLSYRSVDEWEIEALFTPPLVRRGQGAPPLVVWVHGGPSGAFLAGFESGWSLLLASAGYAVLRPNVRGSLGRGRAFAEAVVGDMGGKDLQDVLRGIDLLVERGLVDGQRLAIVGWSYGGFMAAWAVTQTQRFRAAVMGAGICDWHGFHAQTNIPDFDVRFLLADPLTQPEVYRARSPLTYAAQVTTPTLILHGAEDDCVPVSQAHAFYRALRERDVPAELVIYPREGHGLRELPHLRDREERLLHWLDRYLW
- a CDS encoding CAP domain-containing protein, which produces MSLRLSRHGRASFILALSLLAFCVACGNASGSGGQSQGTAPQTRTMSDAVGSLEQHPRPTSIVIPSQRSTPTPTPKPTSTSSSVSNASHVCGATAPATSGAAPAAGSIASTGKGSAPYGQPPALTSEEIMLTQKLFQQINQDRAACGLPPFVWNMTLSGGARLHSWNMYHCGFSHTCPDGLPQCTRIANEGFTFSDCGENIGLAGPYPTPSGGAYNIQASMANEPATGWHHIHLFSTTLHQIGIGVYVAPNGWIWFTEDMIS
- a CDS encoding sensor histidine kinase, translated to MTAEGDIRALAWRLARRARELVDCQAAGLLLGCPDETVRHPLLDLFVPDAASYVGCSGGGLDEERLRALLQYEQVRALLDIAAQSGRVHCCEADPVLRCATAIGSLAVAPLERPAGVLGSVLLFDERRTAFAAGECRLLAAVLSRLARELEQQLRLLSQVARAPARDQRQGPPQRLMLVPGGDGAAAGVGDHHALCWPSELDQLKYEFISMVSHELRTPLTAIKGYASLLQAYGLSPSGQGQGRKGSDGLTEELQRHYLDVIMEQVNHLEALAGDLLDVSRIHANHLDLRSTSLDIAALCRRAVELIRQRVERETPGKYLFRCRFMEPLPPVWADADRVQQVLTNLLENAVKYSPAGGLITIEAGLSREGRQAGGGLMQVSVCDQGIGISPEQQSRLFRPFSRLEQESSECVPGVGLGLYITRRLVEAMGGRIELRSRAGEGTRVTFTLPLATAVPEATAGRAR
- a CDS encoding response regulator yields the protein MHISLLEDDSAIQEMLQLVLQDEGYSVTIYPTAEECLNALKGATQDQAPSPDLLIVDWLLPGLVSGIEVIQQVRRLPQYRSLPIILTTAATLTEPEDAELQGLQVTLLEKPFAIDDMVRLVRDLTQRHSPSER
- a CDS encoding KGG domain-containing protein, with protein sequence MQNQKGRGRGFASMSPEKKREIASKGGKAAHALGTAHKWTSEEAQAAGRKGGSISRRRPKNAQTQAQA
- the murJ gene encoding murein biosynthesis integral membrane protein MurJ, producing MSEAPGAGESAQWEVEEEEAAAGAGWSLLGLRLPFSLARLRPGRGLTLRRFSVVEAALLLMLGILASKGLGVLRQALFNALFGTGPEANAYYAAYRLPDTLFNLVAGGALTQAFIPVFVAYQRRGDQREAWYLASLVFNVLLVALTLLLLLGCWLAPAFVVHILVPGYPPAVQELTIRLTRIMLIQPLLLGLGTIVTAILSSREQFLLPALATAIYNVGLIAGLLVALVVPGVGIYGPTLGVLLAAALQIVVQLPALWQQGVRYVFAWNLRYPGLREVMALFIPSMLAVAVAYVSSILETTVTSFLPDLASLAALHNAYMLFYLPVSLIAQAIGQAALPRMARLELEGRYGRLRRLFGQVIGSSLVLSVLSALALGGLGLFVIDLLFRHGAFDDHSAWLTNLALFGYVVGLPGVCVGDVVARSFYALKDARTPLLTNVFALLTRVALMVGLFVWLSGEQQILAVSLSLSGSASAEALLLCLVLWWRLRQREQRGQAQEPAR